The DNA region CCTTAGGCAGTTGGGTGTGGGCGGGCGATGGATTGGCCCCCTCCCCCCGCGCGGGGGAGGGCGGGGGGAGCGGGGGCCAGGCCGCGGAGACGCCCAACCCCCCGGGCCCCGGCTGGCGCCACACCGGCACCTGCGGCCGGCTGGGGACCCTGAGCTTTAACGGCAACAAGATCATCACCACCGGTGGCGGGGGCATGATCCTCACCGACGACCCGGAGCTGGCGGCGCGGGCCAAGCATCTGACAACGACAGCCAAGGTCCCGCACCCCTATGAGTTCGTCCACGATGCAACGGGCTACAACTACCGCCTGCCCAACCTGAACGCCGCCCTCGGCTGCGCCCAGATGGAACGGCTGCCGGACATGTTGGCGGTCAAGGCGCGGATCGCCGCGCGCTATGCGGCGGTGCTGGGGGTCTGGGCGGCGGCCAGCGCCGAGGCGGCGGGAGCGCCCCCGCGGCTGATCCCCCCACTGGCCGGCACCCTGCCCAATCACTGGCTGAACGCGGTGGTGCTGGATTCCCCGGCGGCGCGGGAGGCCTTGTTGGCCGCTACCAACGGCCAGGGGGTCATGACCCGGCCCATCTGGCGGCTGATGCACCGCTTGCCCATGTATCAGCATTGCCAGCATGATGGGCTGGAGCATTCGATCTGGCTGGAGGAGCGGGTGGTGAATCTGCC from Chromatiaceae bacterium includes:
- a CDS encoding LegC family aminotransferase, which translates into the protein MVDPHAPYAPLIAAIRALFGPGPIPLHRPVFEGPERRWLVDCIDSNFVSSVGARVTEFEARIAAFTGAGYAVATVNGTAALHLALQLAGVTADTEVITQALTFVATCNATRYAGAWPVFVDVDRDTLSLSPVALAAFLNQHGERRKDGVYNRTSGRRLAACVPMHTFGLPGRIQEIVAICDAWGIPVVEDAAESLGSWVWAGDGLAPSPRAGEGGGSGGQAAETPNPPGPGWRHTGTCGRLGTLSFNGNKIITTGGGGMILTDDPELAARAKHLTTTAKVPHPYEFVHDATGYNYRLPNLNAALGCAQMERLPDMLAVKARIAARYAAVLGVWAAASAEAAGAPPRLIPPLAGTLPNHWLNAVVLDSPAAREALLAATNGQGVMTRPIWRLMHRLPMYQHCQHDGLEHSIWLEERVVNLPSSVPEGAMPRDRFREGVRGQVAGGLGRGGRRR